Proteins from a genomic interval of Sphingobacterium sp. SYP-B4668:
- a CDS encoding acyl-CoA reductase, with translation MNILTKEQRIKAFTELGQQLRKTPEYLAETIANAVYKNPWYTAPNVEQSISAISANLEESKLTNWLQPYPDVTSEKTVGLVLAGNIPLVGFHDILCVLLAGFKAQIKVSSDDAGLTTAILGLLVDVEPRFAERFQLVDRLHDFDLVIATGSDNSSRYFEYYFGKKPHIIRKNRNSIAVLSGNESSEQLQQLGHDIFDYFGLGCRSVSKIFVPKGYNVAHLFEGLEQFSAIGDHFKYNNNYDYNKSIYLINKDRHFDNGFLLLKEDDRTASPLAVLFFQEYDNIQQVEDTLNASAEQVQCITTAIALKTEIPTFQFGQSQCPALDDYADGINTLDFLFANQ, from the coding sequence TTGAACATTTTGACAAAAGAACAACGCATCAAAGCCTTCACTGAGTTAGGTCAGCAATTGCGAAAAACGCCGGAGTACCTCGCTGAAACCATTGCCAACGCGGTATACAAAAATCCGTGGTACACCGCTCCCAACGTAGAGCAGTCCATTTCCGCGATATCGGCCAATCTTGAAGAAAGCAAACTCACAAACTGGTTACAGCCCTATCCGGACGTAACATCCGAAAAGACAGTAGGGCTCGTGTTGGCGGGTAATATACCCTTGGTCGGCTTTCACGATATTCTTTGTGTACTTTTGGCTGGATTTAAGGCCCAGATTAAAGTTTCCTCTGACGATGCAGGCCTCACCACCGCTATACTTGGCTTACTGGTAGATGTCGAACCTCGATTTGCCGAGCGCTTCCAACTCGTGGATAGACTCCACGACTTCGACCTCGTAATCGCCACCGGCAGTGACAACAGCTCTCGTTATTTTGAATACTATTTCGGAAAAAAACCACATATCATCCGTAAAAACAGAAATTCCATAGCCGTCCTTTCCGGAAATGAATCCAGTGAACAGCTCCAACAACTAGGCCATGATATCTTTGATTATTTTGGATTGGGTTGCCGATCCGTTTCTAAGATATTCGTACCCAAAGGATACAATGTTGCACATTTATTTGAAGGTCTGGAACAATTTTCAGCAATTGGCGATCATTTCAAATACAACAATAACTACGACTACAACAAGTCTATATACCTTATCAACAAGGACCGTCACTTTGACAACGGCTTCCTCTTACTTAAAGAAGATGACCGTACGGCTTCGCCCTTAGCCGTCCTATTTTTTCAAGAATATGACAATATACAGCAGGTCGAAGACACCTTGAATGCCTCGGCAGAGCAGGTCCAATGTATCACTACGGCAATAGCCTTGAAAACAGAAATTCCAACATTCCAATTTGGCCAGAGTCAATGTCCAGCGCTCGATGATTATGCTGACGGCATCAACACATTAGACTTTTTATTTGCAAACCAATAG
- a CDS encoding Crp/Fnr family transcriptional regulator, with protein sequence MVQQLKKYIQDSIDVSADELDVILQYFKPLTTKKNELLLHNGESSQRTFFVGKGCLRIFFINEDGQEATRYFAFENQLATALTSFITGEPSLEFIQSVEHSDILYISHRDFHNLLKEVPQWEKFYRLYLEFAYVNNTKRLQSFITMDALERYKNLLHKNPAIVRRLPNKMVASYLGISQETLSRLKSKI encoded by the coding sequence ATGGTTCAACAACTAAAAAAATATATTCAGGACTCCATTGATGTATCAGCAGATGAACTGGATGTAATCCTCCAATATTTCAAACCGCTAACAACCAAAAAGAACGAGCTCCTACTTCATAATGGAGAATCCAGCCAACGGACCTTTTTCGTTGGCAAAGGGTGTTTAAGAATATTCTTCATCAATGAAGATGGTCAAGAAGCAACTCGCTACTTTGCATTTGAGAATCAACTTGCAACTGCACTCACCAGCTTCATCACCGGTGAACCCTCTCTTGAATTCATACAATCGGTAGAACATTCAGATATCCTCTATATCTCTCACCGCGATTTTCACAATCTACTCAAAGAGGTGCCCCAATGGGAAAAATTCTATCGACTGTACTTGGAGTTCGCCTATGTCAATAACACCAAGCGACTACAGTCTTTCATTACCATGGATGCTTTGGAGCGGTATAAGAATTTGCTGCACAAGAATCCGGCTATCGTCAGAAGACTACCCAATAAAATGGTCGCCTCTTATCTCGGAATTTCGCAAGAAACATTAAGTAGACTTAAATCCAAAATTTGA
- the ribB gene encoding 3,4-dihydroxy-2-butanone-4-phosphate synthase: MSKDISLLAFGNCPKERVEKALEALQLGKGILLLDNEDRENEGDLIFAAAHIQEEDMALMIRECSGVICLCLTNEKADTLQLPYMVTHNTSQFQTPFTVSIEAKKGVTTGLSAADRLQTVKSASHPMAQPSDIVRPGHIFPLRAQQGGVLVRNGHTEGSIDLLLLAGVAPQAVLCELMNPDGTMARLPQVIQFAHLHGLTVLTIEDIVYYRTFVRDYPYEWFNN, from the coding sequence ATGAGCAAAGACATCTCTCTTTTAGCATTTGGCAACTGTCCAAAAGAAAGGGTTGAAAAAGCCTTGGAAGCACTTCAACTTGGCAAAGGTATCCTACTACTAGACAATGAAGATCGCGAAAATGAAGGTGATCTTATTTTTGCAGCAGCGCATATCCAAGAAGAAGACATGGCGCTAATGATTCGGGAATGCAGTGGAGTCATCTGCCTATGTCTTACTAACGAAAAAGCAGATACCCTCCAACTCCCCTATATGGTCACGCACAATACCAGTCAATTCCAAACACCCTTTACTGTCAGTATTGAAGCCAAAAAGGGAGTCACTACCGGACTCTCCGCCGCAGACCGTCTTCAAACCGTCAAAAGTGCCAGTCATCCCATGGCGCAGCCGTCGGATATCGTACGTCCTGGGCATATCTTTCCCCTTCGAGCACAACAAGGCGGTGTATTGGTACGCAATGGCCATACAGAAGGCAGTATAGACCTCCTCTTATTAGCCGGTGTTGCACCACAAGCTGTATTATGTGAATTAATGAATCCAGATGGTACGATGGCTAGGCTCCCTCAGGTCATTCAATTTGCGCATCTGCATGGGCTCACGGTATTGACCATTGAAGATATCGTTTATTACCGTACCTTTGTCAGAGATTATCCCTATGAATGGTTCAACAACTAA
- a CDS encoding S9 family peptidase, translated as MKRQLTLFFIGLASFSFAQENITYQKPSAEILQLAEFDRPPTVSMSGNKEWMVLSYRATYKTLDDLNQEEMKLAGLRVNPTTNISSTATYFYNLKLKRVKDNIETQVNGLPTHPKITNMSFSPDERTIAFTNTTSKGVELWIIDLATAQAKKLTADNLNANLGSPYTWFKDSQSLLVNLLPTNRPALLDERKDLPKGPIVSTSDGKVSQNRTYQDLLKNPKDETNFETLASSDLAKVSLEGVSTPFKASAIYTSKSFSPDGNYILITTIKRPYSYIVPLNRFPMETTVYDLQGREVKKVNEVALNEIMPKGFSSVRMGKRGISWRADQPATLYYAEALDEGDQAKQVEYRDQVYTWEAPFTAAPKALVKTKDRFADIQWGDATHAFLYESWYDTRNQKSHLLNPTTGETKLFNDRNFQDVYNDPGKVQTARNQYGRHVIQIKDGKTYWIGDGYTKEGQFPFINEMNLKDFSIKRIYTSNVKDQKEDINDILDIKKGEILVMLQSKSDYPNYYIKTIKGNKLTPLTHFANPFESIKNVYKEVISYKRKDGVDLSGTLYLPAGYDKAKKEKLPLLIWAYPAEYKDKSTAGMSTANPNEFTFPYYGSFVYWVTKGYAVLDDAAFPIIGEGKEEPNDTFVPQLVANAEAAIDAVDQLGYIDRRRVGVGGHSYGAFMTANLLTHSNLFAVGIARSGAYNRTLTPFGFQYEQRNYWDVPEVYNTMSPFMNAHKMKTPMLLVHGEADNNPGTFTLQTERYFQALKNLGAPVRMLLLPKESHGYVAEENILHLLWEQDQFLEKYLKK; from the coding sequence ATGAAAAGACAACTAACCCTATTTTTTATTGGATTGGCTAGTTTCAGTTTTGCCCAAGAGAACATAACCTATCAAAAGCCCTCTGCAGAAATCCTCCAATTAGCTGAATTTGACAGACCACCAACAGTATCCATGAGCGGCAATAAAGAATGGATGGTTCTCTCTTACCGAGCCACTTACAAGACCTTGGACGACCTCAATCAAGAGGAGATGAAACTGGCAGGCCTTCGTGTCAACCCCACCACCAATATTTCCAGCACAGCAACCTACTTCTACAATTTAAAGCTTAAGCGTGTCAAGGACAACATAGAGACACAGGTCAATGGTCTCCCTACCCATCCCAAAATCACCAACATGTCCTTCTCCCCTGACGAGAGAACGATTGCTTTTACCAACACCACATCCAAAGGAGTCGAACTCTGGATTATTGACTTAGCTACAGCTCAAGCAAAAAAATTGACGGCTGACAATCTCAATGCAAATCTGGGCTCCCCGTACACCTGGTTTAAAGATTCCCAATCCCTTCTCGTCAACCTATTACCCACCAACAGACCTGCATTATTGGACGAACGAAAAGACTTACCAAAAGGTCCAATCGTGTCCACTAGCGATGGCAAAGTCTCCCAAAATAGGACCTATCAAGATTTATTGAAAAATCCAAAGGATGAGACCAATTTTGAGACGCTAGCCTCTTCAGACCTTGCTAAAGTAAGTCTTGAAGGCGTTAGTACACCATTCAAAGCATCTGCTATATATACATCCAAATCATTTTCTCCGGATGGCAATTACATTTTGATTACAACTATCAAACGCCCCTATTCTTACATTGTACCATTGAATCGATTCCCAATGGAGACTACCGTATACGACCTTCAAGGTCGAGAAGTCAAGAAGGTCAACGAGGTTGCATTAAATGAAATCATGCCAAAAGGATTTTCTTCAGTAAGAATGGGAAAACGAGGAATTTCTTGGCGAGCAGATCAGCCAGCGACACTCTATTATGCCGAAGCATTGGATGAAGGAGATCAGGCCAAACAGGTAGAATATCGCGATCAAGTATATACTTGGGAGGCACCCTTCACCGCAGCCCCCAAAGCACTGGTCAAGACCAAAGATAGATTTGCCGACATCCAATGGGGAGATGCTACCCACGCTTTCTTATATGAAAGCTGGTATGACACCCGCAATCAAAAATCGCACTTGCTCAACCCGACCACTGGCGAAACCAAACTGTTCAATGATCGTAACTTTCAAGATGTGTACAACGACCCTGGAAAAGTACAGACAGCTCGCAATCAATACGGCCGACATGTTATTCAAATCAAAGATGGAAAGACTTATTGGATTGGCGATGGCTATACCAAAGAGGGACAGTTTCCATTCATCAATGAAATGAACCTCAAGGATTTCTCTATCAAACGTATATACACATCCAACGTCAAAGACCAAAAGGAAGACATCAACGATATATTGGACATCAAAAAGGGCGAGATTTTGGTCATGCTACAATCCAAAAGTGACTACCCTAACTATTACATCAAAACAATCAAAGGCAACAAACTTACCCCTTTGACACATTTTGCAAATCCATTTGAAAGCATCAAGAACGTATACAAAGAAGTCATCAGTTACAAACGCAAAGATGGAGTAGACCTCTCCGGCACCCTCTATCTACCCGCGGGCTATGACAAAGCCAAAAAAGAGAAATTACCCCTGTTGATATGGGCCTATCCTGCAGAATATAAAGACAAGAGTACCGCAGGTATGAGCACGGCCAACCCGAATGAATTTACATTTCCGTACTATGGTTCATTCGTATATTGGGTCACTAAAGGATATGCAGTATTGGATGATGCGGCATTCCCAATTATTGGTGAAGGTAAGGAAGAGCCTAATGATACTTTTGTCCCACAGCTCGTCGCTAATGCCGAAGCAGCAATAGATGCCGTCGACCAATTAGGATACATCGACCGCAGACGTGTGGGTGTCGGTGGCCACTCATACGGTGCGTTCATGACCGCTAACCTATTGACGCATTCCAACCTATTTGCGGTCGGTATAGCCCGAAGTGGTGCTTACAACCGAACATTAACTCCATTCGGATTTCAATATGAACAGCGCAATTATTGGGATGTACCCGAAGTATACAACACCATGTCACCGTTCATGAATGCCCATAAGATGAAAACGCCTATGTTATTGGTGCACGGTGAGGCAGACAATAACCCCGGGACATTTACATTGCAGACCGAACGCTACTTTCAAGCCCTTAAAAACCTCGGGGCTCCCGTACGAATGCTCTTATTACCGAAAGAATCCCACGGATATGTTGCCGAAGAAAACATCCTACATCTCCTCTGGGAACAAGATCAATTCCTTGAAAAGTACTTAAAAAAATAA
- a CDS encoding dicarboxylate/amino acid:cation symporter → MFKSKLGLLTFAILSIATILTVVYEFGWVNISPAVMMVVRWIVGIVLVITALRRKNLTTWILTCMILGIFVGIDFPNFAIALQPLSQGFIKLVKTIVGPILFATLVYGIAGHSDLKQVGRMAWKSMLYFFCATTCAIFIGLAAINITQAGVGVDIEHMPHEELPAKKVDASQAILEHLPENVHGVYKFTSFFRDLFPENIVKSVHENQVLQIVVFAVLFGIGLALVEEKKRKPLVDFTESLSEAMFKFTNIIMYFAPIGVGAAMAYTVGHLGVDILKNLFMLLATLYLALIGFLLLVLLPVALYLRIPIGKFISAIKEPVSIAFATTSSDAALPKAMNAMERFGVPRRIVSFVIPTGYSFNLDGTSLYLSLASIFVAQAAGMHLSLGQQLLIAFTLMITSKGVAAVPRASLIILIATADQFGLPVFVIAAILGIDELMDMARTSVNVIGNCLATVVVAKWEGEFDEEGPYRTDDPDAL, encoded by the coding sequence ATGTTTAAATCAAAATTGGGTCTTTTGACCTTTGCAATTCTTTCAATAGCCACGATCCTGACGGTTGTCTACGAGTTTGGGTGGGTGAATATTTCGCCTGCTGTAATGATGGTGGTTCGTTGGATTGTGGGAATTGTTTTGGTCATCACCGCCTTACGACGTAAGAATCTGACGACTTGGATTTTGACCTGTATGATATTGGGTATCTTTGTAGGAATTGACTTCCCTAATTTTGCAATCGCCTTACAACCCCTAAGCCAGGGATTTATTAAGCTTGTGAAGACGATTGTAGGTCCTATATTGTTTGCTACTTTGGTGTATGGTATTGCTGGCCATTCGGACTTGAAACAGGTGGGGCGTATGGCTTGGAAATCGATGCTGTACTTCTTCTGTGCAACTACTTGTGCTATTTTTATAGGCTTGGCGGCAATTAATATCACACAAGCGGGTGTGGGAGTAGATATAGAACATATGCCGCACGAAGAGTTACCGGCTAAGAAGGTCGATGCCAGTCAGGCGATATTGGAACATCTGCCTGAGAACGTCCACGGAGTCTATAAGTTCACTTCTTTCTTCCGTGATTTGTTTCCGGAGAATATCGTGAAATCTGTTCATGAAAATCAGGTTTTACAGATTGTGGTCTTTGCTGTACTGTTTGGGATAGGTCTGGCATTGGTAGAAGAGAAGAAAAGAAAGCCTTTGGTCGACTTTACGGAAAGTCTATCCGAAGCGATGTTCAAATTTACGAATATCATCATGTACTTTGCGCCAATAGGGGTGGGAGCAGCGATGGCGTATACCGTGGGGCATTTGGGAGTTGACATCCTCAAGAATCTGTTTATGTTGCTGGCAACTCTATACTTGGCGTTGATTGGCTTTTTACTTTTGGTTTTATTGCCTGTGGCGCTGTATCTCAGAATACCTATTGGTAAGTTTATAAGCGCTATCAAGGAGCCTGTTTCCATTGCATTTGCAACGACTAGCTCTGATGCTGCTCTTCCGAAAGCAATGAATGCTATGGAGCGCTTTGGCGTACCTCGTCGTATAGTTTCATTTGTGATTCCTACGGGCTACAGCTTTAATCTTGACGGAACTTCTTTGTACTTGTCTTTGGCTTCTATATTTGTAGCACAAGCCGCTGGTATGCACCTTTCTTTGGGACAACAGTTGCTTATTGCATTTACATTGATGATTACCTCCAAAGGGGTAGCAGCTGTACCTAGGGCATCCTTGATTATCCTGATTGCTACGGCCGACCAGTTTGGGCTCCCCGTTTTTGTCATAGCTGCCATTCTGGGTATAGATGAGTTGATGGATATGGCGAGGACCTCTGTAAACGTTATTGGTAACTGTTTAGCTACTGTTGTAGTGGCCAAATGGGAAGGTGAGTTTGACGAAGAGGGACCCTATCGGACAGATGACCCAGACGCCTTGTAA
- a CDS encoding helix-turn-helix domain-containing protein — MDSLISIQHTASETYTSGFDSPYYQIMLFDGVGSFEVDFTRYNFKSHTILFLSPYQHLKWSTDCDIDIYQLQFHGDFYCIEYHKKEVACNGLLFNNIYLHPHLPLSYPSFEEITAIFDKLKLEVKDTHIYADSVLRAYLQLTLALCSKEKKTILASQAQPINVPTDMDQFQQLLEQNFIQQRSVAHYADQLALSTDAFSKKIKKQFGKTPSQLIQDRVVLEAKKRLHLTFKSIKQIASELHFEDEFYFSRYFKKCVGLSPAHYREQVGISVVAK; from the coding sequence ATGGATTCCCTTATCTCCATACAACATACAGCAAGCGAAACGTACACAAGCGGGTTTGACTCGCCATATTATCAGATTATGCTATTTGACGGCGTAGGCTCCTTTGAAGTAGATTTCACCCGTTACAACTTTAAGTCCCACACGATTCTGTTTCTTTCACCTTATCAGCATTTGAAGTGGAGTACGGACTGTGACATTGACATCTACCAATTGCAATTTCATGGCGACTTCTATTGTATTGAATATCACAAAAAGGAAGTCGCCTGCAACGGTCTCCTATTCAACAACATTTACCTACACCCACACTTGCCCCTTTCTTATCCCTCTTTTGAAGAAATCACAGCTATCTTTGACAAACTCAAATTGGAAGTCAAAGATACCCATATATATGCTGATTCGGTACTGCGTGCTTACCTCCAATTGACACTTGCGCTATGCAGTAAAGAGAAGAAGACAATCTTGGCAAGCCAAGCCCAGCCCATTAATGTACCCACTGACATGGATCAGTTTCAGCAACTCCTCGAACAGAACTTTATACAGCAGCGTAGCGTAGCGCATTATGCTGATCAGCTGGCCCTCAGTACCGATGCCTTCAGCAAAAAAATCAAGAAACAATTCGGAAAGACCCCCAGCCAACTCATACAAGATCGCGTCGTGCTAGAAGCAAAAAAAAGATTGCACCTCACTTTCAAATCTATCAAACAAATAGCATCCGAACTCCATTTTGAGGACGAGTTCTATTTCAGTCGATACTTTAAGAAGTGTGTAGGCCTATCCCCAGCACATTACCGTGAGCAAGTAGGCATCTCCGTCGTTGCAAAATAG
- a CDS encoding DUF417 family protein has translation MNAIISILAKSQPTFINFLRLAIFIVMAWIGGLKAFQYEADGIIPFVANSPFMSFFLTKEAPEYQQYKNPEGKMVKKNIDWHEANGTYTFSYALGSVILAIGIFTLLGIWYPNIGLWGGLLTFGMSIVTLTFLITTPEVYVPNLGGDLPTPHYGFPYLSGAGRLVLKDIIMMAGGLIIAADSANKLKKRSQAQD, from the coding sequence ATGAACGCTATCATTTCCATATTGGCGAAGTCGCAACCTACATTTATCAATTTCCTTCGACTTGCTATCTTTATAGTCATGGCCTGGATTGGGGGGCTCAAGGCCTTTCAATATGAGGCGGACGGCATCATTCCTTTTGTTGCCAATAGCCCATTCATGAGCTTTTTTTTGACTAAAGAAGCACCCGAATATCAACAATATAAAAATCCAGAAGGCAAGATGGTCAAAAAGAACATCGATTGGCATGAGGCCAACGGCACTTATACCTTTTCTTACGCATTGGGCAGCGTCATCTTGGCAATAGGCATCTTCACACTTTTAGGGATATGGTATCCCAATATAGGGTTATGGGGCGGCTTACTGACATTTGGTATGTCCATCGTCACCCTCACATTTTTGATAACCACTCCCGAAGTCTACGTACCCAATCTAGGAGGAGATCTACCGACTCCGCACTACGGATTCCCCTATCTTTCTGGAGCAGGGAGGTTAGTACTTAAAGATATCATTATGATGGCCGGCGGCTTGATTATTGCAGCTGATTCAGCCAATAAACTCAAGAAACGCAGCCAAGCACAGGATTGA
- the dnaJ gene encoding molecular chaperone DnaJ, whose amino-acid sequence MSKRDYYDILGVARGADAAEIKSAYRKLAIKYHPDKNPDNKEAEEKFKEGAEAYEILSNPEKRQRYDQFGHAGNSASGFGGGGGMNMDDIFSQFGDIFGGGGNPFESFFGGGSRGGGRRAPKGSNLRIKVKMTLDEIAKGTEKKVKVNKQVVCNTCTGTGAKDKSSYHTCSTCGGAGSVRRVTNTILGQMQTTSTCPTCNGEGVEITAKCQTCKGEGLTRGEETITINIPAGVSEGMQLSMSGKGNAAARGGVPGDLIILVEEVPHEQLKRDGINVIYDLYINFADAALGTSVEIPTIDGKAKIKIEPGTQGGKILRLKGKGIPEVNSYHKGDQLIYINIWTPKAVSADEKALLEKLRESPNFKPQPGKSEKSFFERIKEYFE is encoded by the coding sequence ATGTCAAAGAGAGATTATTACGATATATTAGGGGTAGCTCGCGGTGCCGATGCTGCAGAGATTAAGTCTGCCTATCGCAAGCTAGCAATCAAATATCACCCTGATAAAAACCCGGACAACAAAGAGGCCGAAGAGAAATTTAAAGAGGGTGCTGAGGCTTACGAAATATTAAGTAATCCTGAAAAGCGTCAACGCTATGATCAATTTGGGCATGCAGGCAACTCTGCATCCGGATTTGGTGGTGGCGGTGGCATGAATATGGATGACATCTTCAGCCAATTTGGCGATATCTTCGGCGGAGGCGGAAATCCGTTTGAAAGCTTCTTCGGTGGTGGTTCTAGAGGCGGAGGTCGCCGAGCTCCCAAAGGAAGTAATCTACGTATCAAAGTCAAAATGACACTAGATGAAATTGCAAAAGGAACAGAGAAAAAGGTCAAGGTCAACAAACAAGTAGTCTGTAATACCTGTACAGGAACCGGAGCAAAAGACAAATCGTCATACCATACCTGTAGCACATGTGGCGGAGCAGGATCCGTAAGAAGAGTCACCAATACCATATTAGGTCAGATGCAAACCACCAGCACCTGTCCAACTTGTAATGGTGAAGGAGTTGAAATCACAGCCAAATGCCAAACTTGTAAAGGAGAAGGCTTGACCAGAGGTGAAGAAACCATTACCATCAATATTCCAGCAGGTGTCAGCGAAGGCATGCAGCTTTCTATGAGTGGAAAAGGTAATGCAGCTGCTCGCGGAGGAGTACCAGGAGACCTTATCATCTTAGTGGAAGAGGTACCTCACGAACAATTAAAACGTGATGGCATCAATGTCATCTACGATTTATACATCAACTTTGCCGATGCGGCATTGGGCACGTCCGTAGAAATACCTACCATCGATGGTAAAGCCAAAATAAAAATCGAACCTGGAACCCAAGGTGGAAAAATATTGCGTCTAAAAGGAAAAGGTATTCCAGAAGTCAATTCTTATCATAAAGGAGACCAATTGATCTACATCAACATCTGGACACCAAAGGCTGTATCCGCAGATGAAAAAGCACTCTTAGAAAAGCTAAGAGAATCGCCAAACTTCAAACCACAGCCGGGTAAGAGCGAAAAATCGTTCTTTGAACGTATCAAAGAATACTTCGAATAA
- a CDS encoding cell division ATP-binding protein FtsE produces MIGNTVITLKNVDIYQQKHLVLSNVNLKIDQNEFLYLIGQSGSGKSSLLKIIYGDLYIGNGEGMVAGFDLRKLHDNDVPFLRRKLGIVFQDFHLLNDRTIEKNLEFALKATGWKDKGLIENRMLDVLEKVGLRSKLKKMPHELSGGEQQRVVIARALLNNPEIILADEPTGNLDPATSEEIVLLLRDIASSGTAVLMATHDYQIIRNMPSRIIKTADGALHDNVEI; encoded by the coding sequence ATGATAGGAAATACCGTAATAACGTTAAAAAATGTTGATATCTATCAACAGAAACATTTAGTACTGTCAAATGTCAATCTTAAAATAGACCAAAACGAGTTTTTGTACCTCATCGGTCAGTCGGGTAGTGGAAAAAGTAGTTTATTAAAAATAATCTACGGCGACCTTTACATCGGAAATGGCGAAGGCATGGTGGCAGGATTCGATCTTCGTAAATTACACGACAATGACGTACCGTTTCTGAGACGTAAATTGGGTATTGTCTTTCAAGACTTTCACCTGCTCAACGATCGTACTATTGAAAAAAACCTTGAATTTGCACTCAAAGCTACAGGTTGGAAAGACAAAGGTCTTATTGAGAATCGTATGCTAGATGTACTTGAAAAGGTGGGCTTACGCTCCAAATTGAAGAAAATGCCACACGAGCTATCTGGTGGTGAACAACAGCGTGTCGTAATAGCCCGTGCACTATTGAATAACCCCGAGATTATACTGGCAGATGAGCCTACAGGTAATCTGGACCCTGCCACTTCGGAGGAAATTGTATTGTTATTGAGAGATATTGCTTCATCAGGTACTGCTGTATTGATGGCCACGCATGATTATCAGATTATCCGCAATATGCCTTCACGTATTATCAAAACTGCAGATGGTGCCCTACATGACAATGTAGAAATATAG
- a CDS encoding DUF2798 domain-containing protein: MTQKYFKYINTLFVVIPMTLIMSIVGLMRTYGFGEDWFFKFLKSWTTMLPVAYLAAFVIIPNARKIAEKLILKK, encoded by the coding sequence ATGACTCAAAAGTATTTTAAGTACATCAACACACTCTTTGTTGTGATTCCGATGACCCTCATAATGTCCATAGTTGGTCTTATGCGCACCTATGGCTTTGGCGAAGATTGGTTTTTCAAATTTCTTAAATCTTGGACAACAATGCTTCCTGTCGCTTATCTTGCGGCCTTTGTCATCATTCCCAATGCGCGCAAAATTGCAGAAAAACTTATCCTTAAAAAGTAA
- a CDS encoding nucleotide exchange factor GrpE, with protein sequence MSEKENINEEQQTPLDENQTVENTTEESVETPVAEVTLEQQLQNAQDKYTRLFAEFDNYKKRTSRERVELIQSAGKEVVSKLLTVLDDFDRALKAMETTQDVQGVKEGIDLVNNKFRKILEQEGLKEMEVIGQPFDADLQEAITSIPAPSANLKDKVVDVIEKGYYLNDKVIRYAKVVVGK encoded by the coding sequence ATGAGCGAAAAAGAAAATATAAACGAGGAGCAACAAACTCCTCTAGATGAAAATCAAACAGTTGAAAACACTACAGAAGAGTCTGTGGAGACACCTGTAGCAGAAGTAACCCTTGAGCAACAATTGCAAAATGCTCAAGACAAGTACACGCGCCTATTCGCAGAATTTGACAACTACAAAAAACGGACTTCCCGAGAACGTGTAGAGTTGATTCAATCTGCAGGAAAAGAAGTGGTATCCAAATTATTGACAGTATTGGATGATTTTGACAGGGCTTTGAAAGCAATGGAAACTACGCAAGACGTGCAAGGAGTAAAAGAAGGTATCGATCTTGTCAACAATAAATTTAGAAAAATATTAGAGCAAGAAGGCCTCAAAGAAATGGAAGTCATTGGTCAACCATTCGATGCTGACCTTCAAGAAGCGATTACCTCTATCCCTGCACCATCAGCCAATCTGAAAGATAAAGTAGTAGACGTTATTGAGAAAGGTTACTATCTGAATGACAAAGTGATCCGTTATGCAAAAGTAGTCGTAGGTAAATAA
- a CDS encoding 4Fe-4S dicluster domain-containing protein: MAIKITDECINCGACEPECPNNAIYDAGVSWKFSDGTSLDGIIDFGDGVTLDAGETQDAISNEVYYIVSDKCTECVGFHDEPQCAAVCPVDCCVDDEDIRESEDELLAKKAWLHGE; this comes from the coding sequence ATGGCGATAAAAATTACAGATGAGTGCATTAACTGTGGAGCTTGCGAACCGGAGTGCCCTAATAATGCGATATATGATGCTGGAGTAAGTTGGAAATTTTCGGATGGAACATCCTTGGACGGTATCATTGATTTTGGTGATGGCGTGACGTTGGATGCAGGGGAGACACAGGATGCAATTTCCAATGAAGTATATTATATTGTATCGGACAAATGCACAGAATGTGTCGGTTTTCATGATGAGCCGCAGTGTGCTGCAGTATGTCCAGTAGACTGTTGTGTTGACGACGAGGATATTCGCGAGAGCGAAGACGAGCTTTTGGCCAAAAAGGCATGGCTTCATGGTGAATAG